A region from the Sorex araneus isolate mSorAra2 chromosome 6, mSorAra2.pri, whole genome shotgun sequence genome encodes:
- the LOC101541053 gene encoding olfactory receptor 4C11-like has protein sequence MTLKNNVTEFILLGLTQDPVKKKIAFVTFLFFYLGILVGNFLIIATIKSSRALGSPMYFFLFYLSVSDTCYTTCITPRMIVDTLRENATITFNECILQVFSLHFFGCLEIFILIIMALDRYVAICKPLHYMTIMNRQVCKALVVVAWVGSCVHSLAQIFLALSLPFCGPNVIDHYVCDLQPLLNLACADTYTVNVLLVSNSGAICTVSFVLLMCSYVVILYSLRNHSGEARKKALSTCISHITVVIFFFGPCIFIYTRPAKTYSMDKMVSVFYQIGTPLISPLIYTLRNAEVQNAMRKLWSKKLVSDNKR, from the coding sequence ATGACATTGAAGAATAATGTGACTGAGTTTATTCTGCTTGGTTTGACCCAGGATcctgttaaaaagaaaatagcttttgtcactttcttgtttttctatttGGGAATTTTGGTGGGAAACTTTCTGATTATAGCTACCATCAAGAGCAGCAGAGCACTTGGGAgtcccatgtacttcttcctcttctacttATCCGTATCTGATACCTGCTACACAACTTGCATAACCCCCAGAATGATTGTGGATACACTTCGGGAGAATGCCACTATCACTTTCAATGAGTGCATACTTCAAGTCTTTTCACTGCATTTCTTTGGCTGCCTGGAAATCTTCATTCTAATCATCATGGCTcttgaccgctatgtggccatctgtaaGCCCCTGCATTACATGACCATCATGAATCGACAAGTGTGTAAAGCATTGGTGGTGGTGGCCTGGGTGGGCTCCTGTGTGCATTCTCTAGCTCAGATTTTTCTGGCCTTGAGCTTGCCTTTCTGTGGTCCTAATGTGATTGATCACTATGTATGTGACTTACAGCCCTTATTGAATCTTGCCTGTGCTGACACCTATACGGTCAATGTACTCTTGGTGTCCAACAGTGGGGCCATTTGTACAGTGAGTTTTGTCCTGCTGATGTGCTCCTAtgttgtcattttatattccttgaGAAATCACAGTGGTGAGGCGAGGAAAAAGGCTCTGTCCACCTGCATCTCCCATATCACGGtggttattttcttctttggtcCATGCATTTTTATATACACACGACCTGCAAAAACTTACTCCATGGATAAGATGGTATCTGTATTCTACCAAATAGGAACCCCTTTGATCAGCCCTCTGATTTATACACTGAGAAATGCTGAAGTGCAAAATGCCATGAGGAAATTATGGAGCAAGAAATTAGTCTCAGATAACAAAAGATGA